The Sulfitobacter sp. SK011 genome has a window encoding:
- a CDS encoding phytanoyl-CoA dioxygenase family protein produces MTHRLITQDHIDTFQNDGVVLIKGLFGDCVETLRAGVERNIAEPGPYASNNDKPGESGRFFDDYCNWQRIPEFEQVIKTSAAAEVAADLMQSDQVQLFHDHVLVKEPGTSMATPWHQDGPYYFVEGQQTISFWSPLDPVTSASLRCVAGSHRWEKPVLPTRWVKGDAFFDPDPYMPVPDPDAEGMDIREWEMDPGDAVAFNYGTLHGARGNPDGARRRAFSLRLVGDDARYTQRPGPTSPPFPGHDMVQGQRLREDWFPVIWRRG; encoded by the coding sequence ATGACACATCGCCTGATCACCCAAGACCACATTGATACCTTCCAGAACGATGGCGTGGTTCTGATCAAAGGACTGTTTGGGGATTGTGTGGAAACCCTGCGCGCAGGTGTTGAACGCAACATCGCTGAACCGGGGCCTTATGCATCAAACAACGACAAGCCCGGAGAATCAGGGCGCTTTTTTGACGATTATTGCAATTGGCAACGCATCCCCGAATTCGAACAGGTGATCAAAACCTCAGCCGCTGCCGAAGTTGCGGCCGATCTGATGCAAAGCGATCAGGTGCAGCTTTTTCACGATCATGTGCTGGTCAAAGAGCCGGGAACATCGATGGCCACGCCGTGGCATCAGGACGGGCCATACTATTTCGTTGAAGGCCAGCAAACGATCAGCTTTTGGTCGCCGCTTGATCCAGTCACCAGCGCATCGTTGCGCTGCGTGGCAGGGTCCCACCGTTGGGAAAAACCGGTACTGCCGACACGCTGGGTCAAGGGCGACGCGTTTTTTGACCCGGACCCTTACATGCCCGTGCCCGACCCCGACGCCGAAGGGATGGACATCCGCGAATGGGAAATGGACCCCGGCGATGCGGTGGCTTTCAACTATGGTACTCTGCACGGCGCGCGCGGTAATCCAGATGGCGCACGGCGGCGGGCCTTTTCGCTGCGGCTGGTGGGGGATGACGCGCGCTATACCCAGCGGCCCGGACCCACATCACCACCCTTTCCCGGCCATGACATGGTGCAGGGCCAACGCCTGCGCGAGGACTGGTTTCCGGTGATCTGGCGGCGCGGTTAG
- the miaB gene encoding tRNA (N6-isopentenyl adenosine(37)-C2)-methylthiotransferase MiaB, translated as MTSPKKLFIKTYGCQMNVYDSERMAEALGGQGYVETKTADDADMILLNTCHIREKAAEKVYSELGRLKPLKALNPNLKIGVAGCVAQAEGAEIMRRQPAVDLVVGPQSYHRLGEMEAKVRSGQSALDTDFPEEDKFEHLKSRGAAKRAPAAFLTVQEGCDKFCAFCVVPYTRGAEVSRPATQLLEEARALVDRGVREVTLLGQNVNAYHGAGPKGDMTLANLIRELAKIDGLARIRYTTSHPNDMDDDLIAAHGEVEKLMPYLHLPVQSGSDRILKRMNRSHTAESYLKLIDRIRAVRPDILMSGDFIVGFPEETDADFEATMELVRQVRYGYAYSFKYSARPGTPAAERTVVPAEVADARLQQLQKLITQHQREIQQSMVGRELSVLVEKQGREAGQVVGKSEYLHAVHIEDATAKVGDVAKVRIVAAKTNSLTARHV; from the coding sequence ATGACATCTCCTAAAAAGCTGTTCATCAAAACCTATGGCTGCCAGATGAATGTCTATGACAGCGAGCGCATGGCCGAAGCGCTGGGCGGGCAGGGCTATGTTGAGACGAAGACCGCCGATGATGCGGATATGATCCTGCTCAACACCTGCCATATCCGTGAAAAGGCCGCTGAAAAGGTCTATTCCGAACTGGGCCGGCTCAAGCCGCTCAAAGCTTTGAATCCGAACCTCAAAATTGGCGTCGCGGGCTGTGTCGCCCAAGCTGAGGGTGCCGAGATCATGCGCCGCCAGCCTGCCGTGGATCTGGTCGTGGGGCCGCAATCCTATCACCGGCTGGGCGAGATGGAGGCAAAGGTGCGTTCTGGTCAAAGCGCGCTCGACACGGATTTCCCCGAGGAAGACAAATTTGAACACCTCAAATCGCGCGGGGCCGCAAAGCGTGCGCCAGCGGCGTTTTTGACGGTGCAGGAAGGGTGCGACAAGTTCTGCGCATTCTGTGTGGTGCCTTACACGCGCGGCGCGGAAGTCAGCCGCCCTGCAACACAATTGCTGGAGGAGGCCCGCGCGCTGGTGGATCGCGGGGTGCGCGAGGTCACTCTTTTGGGCCAGAACGTAAATGCCTATCACGGGGCTGGGCCAAAGGGCGATATGACGCTGGCCAACCTGATCCGTGAACTGGCGAAAATCGACGGGCTGGCGCGGATCCGCTATACAACCAGCCACCCCAACGACATGGATGATGATCTGATCGCGGCCCATGGCGAGGTGGAAAAACTGATGCCCTATCTGCATCTGCCCGTGCAATCCGGCTCTGATCGCATCCTCAAACGGATGAACCGCAGCCACACTGCCGAAAGTTACCTCAAACTGATCGACCGCATCCGCGCTGTGCGCCCTGATATCCTGATGTCCGGTGATTTCATTGTGGGCTTTCCCGAAGAAACGGATGCAGATTTTGAGGCAACGATGGAATTGGTGCGGCAGGTCCGCTACGGCTATGCCTATTCCTTCAAATACTCGGCCCGTCCCGGCACCCCTGCCGCTGAACGCACCGTGGTTCCGGCTGAGGTCGCGGATGCGCGCCTGCAACAGCTGCAAAAACTGATCACCCAGCATCAGCGCGAAATTCAGCAAAGCATGGTTGGAAGAGAATTGTCCGTGCTGGTGGAAAAACAGGGCCGTGAAGCGGGGCAGGTGGTGGGCAAATCCGAATATCTGCACGCCGTCCATATCGAAGATGCCACCGCCAAGGTCGGCGATGTCGCAAAGGTGAGAATCGTTGCGGCAAAGACCAATTCTTTGACCGCACGCCACGTGTAG
- the fabB gene encoding beta-ketoacyl-ACP synthase I: MKRVVVTGLGIVSSIGNNADEVLTSLKAGTSGIVASEEMAEHGFRSRVAGTLKIDVSEHIDKRALRFMGPGSAYAYIAMGQAIADAGLDEDTVSNPRTGLVAGSGGPSTSAMFTAHNVVKDTGATKRIGPFAVPKCMSSTVSANLSTAYKIKGINYSITSACSTSLHCIGNAAEQIMMGKQDVMFAGGGEELDWTLSCLFDAMGAMSSKYNDAPETASRAFDADRDGFVISGGGGIVVLEDLDHALARGAKIYAEVTGYAATSDGHDMVAPSGEGGERAMRLALATLPEGRKVGYINAHGTSTPVGDVGEIEAVRRVFGKGNTPPVSSTKSMTGHAQGAAGALEAIFSLLMLDNDFITKSINVQNLDPALDASEIALERVDDVGLDSVMTNSFGFGGTNGSMILSKYKG; this comes from the coding sequence ATGAAAAGAGTCGTCGTCACAGGGTTGGGGATCGTCTCATCCATCGGAAACAACGCAGACGAGGTTCTGACCTCGCTCAAGGCGGGCACCAGCGGCATTGTCGCCAGCGAAGAGATGGCCGAGCACGGGTTTCGCAGCCGGGTTGCGGGGACATTGAAAATTGACGTATCCGAACATATCGACAAACGCGCCTTGCGGTTCATGGGGCCGGGATCGGCCTATGCCTATATCGCGATGGGTCAGGCGATTGCAGATGCGGGTCTGGACGAGGACACCGTCAGCAACCCGCGCACCGGATTGGTTGCGGGGTCTGGTGGGCCGTCAACATCAGCGATGTTCACGGCACATAACGTGGTCAAGGATACCGGGGCCACCAAGCGCATCGGCCCCTTTGCGGTGCCAAAATGCATGTCCTCAACCGTGTCAGCAAACCTCAGCACGGCGTACAAGATCAAGGGCATCAACTATTCGATTACCTCGGCCTGTTCCACTTCACTGCATTGCATCGGCAACGCGGCAGAGCAGATCATGATGGGCAAACAGGACGTGATGTTTGCCGGCGGCGGTGAAGAGCTGGACTGGACGTTGTCCTGCCTGTTCGACGCAATGGGCGCGATGAGCAGCAAATATAACGACGCCCCTGAAACGGCCAGCCGTGCCTTTGACGCGGACCGGGACGGGTTTGTGATTTCGGGCGGCGGCGGCATTGTGGTTCTGGAAGATCTTGATCATGCGCTGGCACGGGGTGCGAAAATCTATGCCGAAGTCACGGGCTATGCTGCCACTTCCGACGGGCACGATATGGTTGCCCCCAGTGGTGAGGGCGGTGAACGCGCGATGCGGCTGGCGCTGGCGACGCTGCCCGAGGGCCGCAAAGTGGGCTATATCAACGCGCATGGCACCTCGACACCTGTCGGTGACGTGGGTGAAATTGAGGCGGTGCGCCGCGTCTTTGGCAAGGGCAACACGCCACCTGTCAGCTCCACCAAGTCGATGACCGGTCACGCCCAGGGGGCAGCAGGTGCGCTTGAGGCAATCTTCAGCCTGCTGATGTTGGATAACGATTTCATCACCAAGTCCATCAACGTGCAAAACCTCGACCCCGCACTTGATGCGTCCGAGATTGCGCTGGAACGGGTGGACGATGTGGGGCTCGACAGTGTCATGACCAATTCGTTTGGTTTTGGCGGCACAAACGGGTCGATGATCCTGTCTAAATATAAAGGGTAA
- the irrA gene encoding iron response transcriptional regulator IrrA: MTTMHQQTGTRWLERAGLRPTRQRVTLASLLVGDGQHRHVTAESLFDAAKGQGDAVSLATVYNTLRAFCEAGILQEVTVDGSKSYFDTNTHDHPHFYWEDEGRLTDAPSDQLVISHLPDAPAGAEIASVDVVIRLRRKG; the protein is encoded by the coding sequence ATGACCACGATGCACCAACAGACCGGAACACGCTGGCTCGAACGGGCCGGACTGCGCCCGACACGTCAACGCGTAACGCTTGCCAGTCTCTTGGTGGGCGACGGTCAACACCGCCATGTCACCGCAGAAAGCCTTTTTGATGCGGCCAAGGGTCAGGGCGACGCGGTGTCACTTGCCACGGTTTACAACACCCTGCGCGCCTTTTGCGAGGCGGGGATTTTGCAGGAAGTCACGGTTGACGGCTCCAAAAGCTATTTCGACACCAATACCCATGATCACCCGCATTTTTATTGGGAAGACGAAGGCAGGCTGACCGATGCCCCGTCCGATCAACTGGTGATCTCGCATCTGCCGGACGCGCCGGCGGGTGCCGAAATTGCGTCTGTCGACGTGGTGATCCGGTTGCGCCGCAAGGGCTAA
- a CDS encoding enoyl-ACP reductase translates to MSELLEGKRGLIMGVANERSIAWGIAKAMAEAGAELAFTYQGEAFGSRLKPLADSVGSDFMVDVDVTDDASLDTAFSELGARWPTIDFVVHAIAFSDKSELTGRFLNTSRANFKHSMDISAYSFIEVARRAHPLMVENGGTLMTLTYQGSNRVVPNYNVMGVAKAALESATRYLANDLGPEGIRVNAISPGPMKTLAGAAIGGARKTYKHTDLNAPLRSNATLEAVGGTAVYLASDAGACTTGEIIRVDGGFHVLGMPQQEYL, encoded by the coding sequence ATGTCAGAACTCCTTGAAGGAAAGCGTGGCCTGATCATGGGCGTCGCGAACGAACGCTCTATCGCCTGGGGCATTGCAAAAGCGATGGCCGAAGCGGGTGCCGAGCTTGCCTTTACCTATCAGGGCGAAGCGTTTGGCAGCCGCCTGAAACCTCTGGCGGACTCCGTCGGATCCGATTTCATGGTCGACGTGGATGTCACCGACGATGCCTCGCTGGATACGGCGTTTAGCGAGTTGGGCGCGCGCTGGCCGACGATTGATTTTGTCGTCCATGCGATTGCGTTTTCAGACAAGTCCGAACTGACGGGACGTTTTTTGAACACCAGCCGCGCCAATTTCAAACATTCGATGGATATCTCGGCCTATAGCTTTATCGAAGTCGCCCGCCGTGCGCATCCGTTGATGGTAGAAAACGGCGGCACGTTGATGACCCTGACCTATCAGGGGTCGAACCGGGTTGTGCCGAATTACAACGTGATGGGCGTGGCCAAGGCGGCGTTGGAATCTGCGACACGGTATTTGGCGAATGATTTGGGACCTGAAGGCATCCGCGTGAACGCCATTTCTCCCGGCCCGATGAAAACACTTGCCGGTGCGGCGATTGGCGGTGCGCGCAAGACCTATAAACACACCGATCTCAATGCGCCATTGCGGTCGAACGCAACGCTTGAGGCGGTGGGGGGGACGGCCGTCTATCTGGCCTCGGATGCCGGGGCCTGCACCACAGGCGAAATCATTCGAGTTGATGGTGGGTTCCATGTTCTGGGGATGCCGCAGCAGGAATATCTCTGA
- the fabA gene encoding bifunctional 3-hydroxydecanoyl-ACP dehydratase/trans-2-decenoyl-ACP isomerase, with the protein MADYPTSFDKEGLLKCARGELFGPGNAQLPAPPMLMMDRITEVSGDGGAHGKGHITAEFDITPDLWFFECHFPGNPIMPGCLGLDGLWQLTGFNLGWRGWQGRGYALGVGEVKLKGMVRPDRKMLTYKIDFTKAIQTRRLTMGVADGIVEADGEVIYEVKDMKVALSES; encoded by the coding sequence ATGGCAGATTACCCGACAAGTTTTGACAAAGAAGGTCTGTTGAAATGTGCCCGAGGCGAGCTTTTTGGCCCCGGGAATGCACAGCTTCCGGCCCCGCCCATGCTGATGATGGACCGCATCACAGAGGTGTCTGGCGACGGCGGCGCACATGGCAAGGGCCACATCACGGCAGAGTTCGACATCACCCCGGACCTGTGGTTTTTCGAATGTCACTTTCCCGGCAACCCGATCATGCCCGGCTGCCTTGGCCTTGATGGTCTGTGGCAATTGACCGGGTTCAACCTTGGCTGGCGCGGCTGGCAGGGGCGCGGATATGCGCTTGGTGTGGGGGAAGTGAAGCTGAAAGGCATGGTGCGCCCGGACCGCAAGATGCTGACCTACAAGATTGATTTTACCAAGGCGATCCAGACCCGCCGCCTGACCATGGGCGTGGCGGATGGCATCGTCGAAGCCGACGGTGAAGTGATTTACGAGGTCAAGGACATGAAGGTCGCGTTGTCAGAAAGCTGA
- a CDS encoding class I SAM-dependent methyltransferase, producing the protein MVNTTARAKRRYDMAAPRWGDKMRTLGYYEGYLGFLSSPQRHNDRNVHVVDVGAGTASFAEAWVAINGPPRALTLLEPSRPMLERGQTALRARGVEPKLVQALLGEADLEPADEVLAAHVIEHCADPLTALRQIHDLLRPGGRLHLVVSKPHWCNAIIWLQWRHRTFRKEEILALVSKAGFDVEQVYSFPSGPPSRTSCGIVAIRKG; encoded by the coding sequence ATGGTTAACACGACCGCACGCGCGAAACGCCGGTACGATATGGCGGCACCCCGGTGGGGCGATAAGATGCGTACGCTGGGCTATTATGAAGGCTATCTGGGGTTCCTCTCGTCGCCGCAGCGGCACAACGACCGCAATGTCCATGTCGTTGACGTGGGCGCTGGTACGGCTTCATTTGCGGAAGCTTGGGTCGCAATCAATGGTCCGCCGCGCGCATTGACACTGCTGGAACCGAGCCGCCCGATGCTCGAACGTGGTCAAACCGCGTTGCGCGCCCGCGGGGTTGAGCCAAAACTCGTGCAGGCCCTGTTGGGCGAGGCCGATCTGGAACCCGCAGACGAAGTTTTGGCAGCCCATGTGATTGAGCACTGCGCGGACCCGTTGACCGCGCTAAGGCAAATCCATGACCTTTTGCGTCCGGGCGGTCGGTTGCATCTCGTGGTGTCAAAGCCGCATTGGTGCAATGCAATCATTTGGCTTCAGTGGCGGCATCGCACCTTTCGCAAAGAAGAAATTCTTGCGCTTGTCAGCAAGGCCGGTTTTGACGTCGAACAGGTTTATTCTTTCCCGTCTGGCCCACCATCACGGACAAGTTGTGGCATTGTCGCCATCCGAAAGGGATGA
- a CDS encoding DUF3153 domain-containing protein, with protein MKQVFYIFIALLFSSPAVAEVCDKERLRWEPSSGKINQFEETLFFFTSPIGIGLVLLILAILYFKQRWLSVLCAALILLIAILSLINWFWLGNDITHAAYREGCRASPLLTIGVLVLLSIGLFQHGRPRVTQRLNTINLGDDLDDVEMLMAIEEIFGIEIQDSEAEELTTMGDLYELVSEKLKPDMDFDPVWSLVCQIAREYSGSRDPIDKRTTFFPKFADERAEKSKASSVPEDQV; from the coding sequence ATGAAGCAGGTTTTCTATATCTTTATAGCACTGCTTTTTTCTTCGCCAGCCGTTGCCGAAGTGTGCGACAAGGAACGCCTGAGATGGGAACCAAGTAGCGGCAAAATCAATCAGTTCGAGGAAACGCTCTTTTTCTTCACCTCACCAATTGGGATTGGCCTAGTTTTACTGATTCTGGCAATCCTTTACTTCAAGCAACGATGGCTTTCGGTACTGTGTGCCGCGCTAATTTTGCTGATCGCCATTCTCAGCTTGATAAATTGGTTCTGGTTAGGGAATGACATCACCCACGCAGCCTATCGAGAAGGTTGCCGTGCCTCGCCGTTACTCACAATCGGAGTGCTGGTTCTATTGTCTATAGGGCTCTTTCAGCACGGCAGACCACGTGTCACGCAACGCCTTAACACGATAAACCTTGGTGACGATTTGGATGACGTCGAGATGTTGATGGCAATTGAAGAAATTTTTGGCATCGAAATCCAAGATAGCGAAGCCGAAGAACTTACAACAATGGGCGATCTCTATGAGCTGGTGAGTGAAAAGCTAAAACCCGATATGGATTTTGATCCTGTGTGGTCGTTGGTCTGTCAAATTGCACGTGAATACTCTGGATCACGAGACCCAATAGATAAGAGAACTACATTCTTTCCTAAGTTTGCAGACGAGCGCGCTGAAAAATCCAAAGCTTCCAGCGTGCCAGAAGACCAAGTTTAG